A stretch of Microbacterium caowuchunii DNA encodes these proteins:
- a CDS encoding WXG100 family type VII secretion target gives MQSMSVRPEQVIALAQQIRGGANGIKSQLETLESEVGKLRASWNGEAQHAYDDAQRKWNQSLIALNTLLEQISSKTEEISQGYVSTDKSAAGRFAL, from the coding sequence ATGCAGTCGATGTCAGTCCGTCCGGAGCAGGTCATCGCCCTCGCCCAGCAGATCCGGGGCGGTGCCAACGGGATCAAGTCCCAGCTGGAGACGCTCGAGTCCGAGGTCGGCAAGCTCCGCGCCTCCTGGAACGGTGAGGCCCAGCACGCGTACGACGACGCGCAGCGCAAGTGGAACCAGTCGCTCATCGCGCTGAACACGCTGCTGGAGCAGATCTCGTCGAAGACCGAGGAGATCTCACAGGGATACGTCTCGACCGACAAGTCGGCCGCAGGGCGCTTCGCCCTCTGA
- a CDS encoding S8 family peptidase: protein MSRTSPASLPSRPSPRRARRLLVGLAIAATMTAGAVLPAQASENGQWWYELYGVPAAHADGWTGEGVKVAVIDAAINPDLPVFEGADLTVDETPVCLDKPVVSADFSHDANHGSTITALLIGNGEGGGAIRGIAPDASVTFYGWGVGAFDGEDACPLPAEVEERGLTGGGWALERAMADGAEIVTTSIASSSFSAADEEVIAQAIARGVVFVSAISNDAAGDPLANFPSAFNGVVTVNAFDVDGNLQTDAQGTPVIDNEVTVVAAGVDIDTVGTATGGWADTIPVTGSSLSAPIVAGMLAVTSQKYPEAGGNQLIQSLIHNTWADDHELEYDPTGGFGYGAASLGHLLRVDPAQYPDENPIMDRRFGGPSLDQIAQYSSEAPAATPSADPSAPTADEDAPGWVVPVVIGAVVLLIVIVGAVILTIVLVRRSKKNPNGGTP from the coding sequence GTGTCCCGCACCTCCCCGGCATCCCTGCCATCCCGTCCGTCACCGCGTCGCGCCCGGCGCCTGCTGGTGGGTCTCGCGATCGCCGCGACGATGACCGCCGGCGCCGTGCTGCCCGCCCAAGCGAGTGAGAACGGCCAGTGGTGGTACGAGCTGTACGGCGTGCCCGCGGCGCACGCGGACGGATGGACCGGTGAGGGCGTGAAGGTCGCCGTCATCGACGCGGCGATCAATCCGGACCTGCCGGTCTTCGAGGGGGCGGACCTCACGGTCGACGAGACCCCGGTCTGCCTCGACAAGCCGGTGGTCAGCGCCGACTTCTCGCACGACGCCAACCACGGGTCGACGATCACCGCTCTGCTGATCGGCAACGGCGAGGGCGGGGGCGCCATCCGCGGGATCGCCCCCGACGCCTCGGTCACGTTCTACGGCTGGGGCGTGGGCGCTTTCGACGGCGAGGACGCCTGCCCGCTCCCCGCGGAGGTGGAGGAGCGCGGGCTGACCGGCGGCGGCTGGGCGCTGGAGCGCGCGATGGCCGACGGCGCGGAGATCGTCACGACCTCCATCGCCTCGTCCTCGTTCTCCGCGGCCGATGAGGAGGTCATCGCCCAGGCCATCGCCCGGGGGGTCGTCTTCGTCTCGGCCATCTCCAACGACGCCGCGGGGGATCCCCTCGCGAACTTCCCGAGTGCGTTCAACGGCGTGGTCACCGTGAACGCCTTCGACGTGGACGGGAACCTGCAGACCGACGCGCAGGGCACACCGGTCATCGACAACGAGGTGACGGTGGTCGCGGCCGGTGTCGACATCGACACCGTCGGAACGGCGACGGGCGGCTGGGCGGACACCATCCCGGTCACGGGCTCCTCGCTGTCCGCGCCGATCGTCGCGGGGATGCTCGCCGTCACGTCGCAGAAGTACCCGGAGGCGGGCGGCAACCAGCTCATCCAGTCCCTCATCCACAACACCTGGGCGGACGACCACGAACTCGAGTACGACCCGACCGGCGGCTTCGGATACGGCGCCGCGTCGCTCGGCCACCTCCTTCGTGTCGATCCCGCGCAGTACCCCGACGAGAACCCGATCATGGACCGCCGGTTCGGCGGGCCGTCCCTGGATCAGATCGCGCAGTATTCGTCCGAGGCACCGGCGGCGACGCCCTCCGCGGACCCCTCCGCCCCCACGGCCGACGAGGACGCGCCCGGCTGGGTCGTCCCGGTCGTCATCGGGGCCGTCGTACTGCTCATCGTGATCGTCGGCGCAGTCATCCTCACCATCGTCCTGGTGAGACGGAGCAAGAAGAACCCGAACGGAGGCACACCGTGA
- a CDS encoding WXG100 family type VII secretion target codes for MSKEISAAEGALRRGAEAVAGAHIDIADSTRRVQAELDQILSIWTGDAARSYSEMMQTWTSGANRINATLVHLETALRQTERDQSALEDQHRSTIGGLGAMMGGE; via the coding sequence ATGAGCAAAGAGATCTCCGCCGCCGAAGGGGCGCTGCGGCGCGGCGCCGAGGCCGTCGCGGGAGCGCACATCGACATCGCCGACAGCACCCGGCGCGTGCAGGCCGAGCTGGATCAGATCCTCTCGATCTGGACGGGCGACGCGGCACGCTCGTACTCCGAGATGATGCAGACCTGGACGAGCGGCGCGAACCGGATCAACGCGACGCTGGTCCACCTCGAGACCGCGCTGCGCCAGACCGAGCGCGATCAGAGCGCGCTCGAGGATCAGCACCGGTCCACCATCGGCGGACTCGGCGCGATGATGGGAGGAGAGTGA
- a CDS encoding WXG100 family type VII secretion target produces the protein MGDLSISPAALTASAAELRRESQRIEAALRSLEQEAARLRVNWDGAARVAYDNAQRQWSATFEQMKTVLGSIAASTEQIADGYVETDLHSAKRFTRR, from the coding sequence ATGGGCGACCTCAGCATCTCCCCCGCGGCGTTGACGGCATCGGCCGCCGAGCTCCGGCGGGAGAGTCAGCGGATCGAAGCGGCGCTGCGCAGCCTCGAGCAGGAGGCCGCCCGGCTCCGCGTGAACTGGGATGGCGCCGCCCGCGTCGCCTACGACAACGCGCAGCGGCAGTGGTCCGCGACGTTCGAGCAGATGAAGACGGTGCTCGGCAGCATCGCCGCCTCGACCGAGCAGATCGCCGACGGCTACGTCGAGACCGACCTCCATTCCGCGAAGCGCTTCACCCGGAGGTGA
- a CDS encoding RDD family protein — translation MSLPPLVTGEPASVGARLAAFSIDAAIVITLTGAAWAVTASAVFGLAIGAEALLALWILQARTGVGPGKALLGLRVIREDAPYSPGAGRSFVRGSLVALGGLVFAVGAWAVQATAAYDRSGLRRSWADRAAQTVVVAVPRRSRDPRGPRHGSSAEPLSLPSPTVVARPWSPGAAGAARAGNASPVQAAPESAVPLAPHWGAPMPAAAAAVPAGTDVDTTGQPAARPSGAVPLVPDGAEAVPTGELLLVFDTGQRVQLPVPVAVNLGRNPEQTQPTDAVLVVHDPDASVSKTHLRLEHDRSGTWVTDAGSTNGTDLIDDDGAARPLTPLTRTYVDDETRIRIGNRVFTVSRLIGEPS, via the coding sequence ATGAGCCTGCCCCCGCTCGTCACCGGAGAGCCCGCATCCGTCGGCGCCCGGCTCGCCGCCTTCAGCATCGACGCGGCGATCGTGATCACCCTGACCGGAGCGGCGTGGGCCGTGACCGCCTCCGCGGTCTTCGGGCTCGCGATCGGCGCCGAGGCGCTCCTGGCCCTCTGGATCCTGCAGGCCCGCACGGGCGTCGGTCCCGGCAAGGCACTCCTGGGACTGCGGGTGATCCGGGAGGACGCCCCGTACTCTCCGGGCGCCGGGCGCTCCTTCGTGCGCGGGTCCCTCGTCGCCCTCGGGGGCCTCGTCTTCGCCGTCGGCGCATGGGCGGTGCAGGCCACCGCCGCCTACGACCGGTCCGGCCTGCGGCGGTCGTGGGCGGACCGCGCCGCGCAGACCGTCGTGGTCGCCGTGCCGCGCAGGTCCCGGGACCCCCGGGGACCGCGCCACGGGTCGTCGGCGGAGCCGCTGTCGCTCCCCTCCCCCACCGTCGTCGCACGCCCCTGGTCGCCGGGCGCCGCGGGAGCGGCCCGCGCCGGGAACGCGTCGCCGGTGCAGGCCGCGCCGGAGTCCGCGGTCCCCCTCGCACCGCACTGGGGAGCACCCATGCCCGCAGCCGCGGCCGCGGTGCCCGCCGGCACCGACGTCGACACCACCGGGCAGCCCGCCGCGCGCCCCTCCGGCGCCGTGCCCCTGGTCCCGGACGGCGCGGAGGCCGTCCCCACGGGCGAGCTCCTCCTCGTCTTCGACACGGGTCAGCGGGTGCAGCTCCCCGTGCCGGTCGCGGTGAACCTGGGCCGGAACCCGGAGCAGACACAGCCCACCGACGCGGTGCTCGTGGTGCACGACCCCGATGCGAGCGTCTCGAAGACCCATCTGCGGCTCGAGCACGACCGCTCGGGCACCTGGGTCACCGACGCCGGGTCGACGAACGGGACCGACCTCATCGACGACGACGGCGCGGCACGCCCGCTGACGCCCCTGACCCGCACCTATGTCGACGACGAGACGCGCATCCGCATCGGGAACCGCGTCTTCACCGTCAGCCGCCTGATCGGAGAACCCTCGTGA